In a genomic window of Aggregatimonas sangjinii:
- the kbl gene encoding glycine C-acetyltransferase — protein sequence MYGKIQEHLQAELAQIKEEGLYKSERIITSAQDAVIKLDTGKEVINFCANNYLGLSSHPEVVQAAKDTLDSHGFGMSSVRFICGTQDIHKKLEEKIAEFYGTEDTILYAAAFDANGGVFEPLLNAEDAIISDSLNHASIIDGVRLCKAKRYRYANSDMADLEKQLQQANADGARFKIIVTDGVFSMDGLLAPLDAICDLADTYDAMVLIDECHATGFIGKTGRGTLEEKNAMGRIDIITGTLGKALGGAMGGYTTGKKEIIEILRQRSRPYLFSNSLAPAIVGASIKVFEMLKDNTSLRDKLQENTEYFKKGMIDAGFDIINGESAIVPVMLYDAKLSQQMANMLLERGIYVIGFFYPVVPKGKARIRVQLSAAHQKEHLDKAIKAFIEVGQALNIV from the coding sequence ATGTACGGAAAAATACAAGAACACCTACAGGCCGAATTGGCCCAAATCAAGGAAGAGGGTCTCTACAAAAGCGAACGTATCATCACTTCTGCCCAAGACGCCGTTATCAAACTCGATACCGGAAAAGAGGTAATCAATTTCTGCGCGAACAATTATTTGGGCCTTTCCTCGCACCCCGAGGTGGTGCAAGCCGCTAAAGATACCTTGGACTCCCATGGGTTCGGAATGTCATCGGTACGCTTTATTTGTGGCACTCAGGACATCCATAAAAAGTTGGAGGAAAAAATCGCCGAATTCTACGGTACCGAGGATACCATATTATATGCCGCCGCTTTTGATGCCAATGGTGGGGTCTTTGAACCCTTGCTCAATGCCGAGGATGCTATTATATCCGACTCGCTCAACCACGCCTCTATTATCGACGGGGTACGTTTGTGCAAAGCGAAACGGTATCGTTATGCAAATAGCGATATGGCCGATTTGGAAAAACAACTACAACAGGCCAATGCAGATGGTGCCCGTTTTAAGATCATTGTTACCGATGGCGTCTTTTCTATGGATGGTCTACTCGCCCCGCTTGATGCCATTTGCGATTTGGCCGACACCTACGATGCCATGGTCTTGATCGACGAGTGCCACGCCACAGGATTTATTGGCAAGACAGGAAGGGGCACTTTGGAAGAAAAAAATGCCATGGGTCGTATCGATATCATCACCGGTACTTTAGGAAAAGCGTTAGGCGGTGCCATGGGAGGGTACACTACGGGTAAAAAGGAAATTATAGAAATACTTCGGCAACGGTCCAGACCTTATTTGTTTTCCAACTCCTTGGCACCTGCCATTGTGGGGGCATCCATTAAGGTTTTTGAAATGTTGAAAGACAATACCTCGCTAAGGGATAAACTACAGGAAAATACAGAATACTTTAAAAAAGGAATGATCGACGCAGGCTTCGACATCATCAATGGGGAGTCGGCCATCGTTCCCGTAATGCTGTACGATGCGAAGCTATCGCAGCAGATGGCGAATATGCTTTTAGAGCGTGGCATTTATGTTATCGGCTTCTTTTATCCGGTAGTTCCAAAAGGAAAAGCAAGAATTCGCGTACAATTGTCCGCAGCACATCAAAAAGAACATTTAGACAAGGCCATCAAGGCATTTATTGAAGTTGGACAAGCCTTAAATATCGTTTAA
- a CDS encoding SDR family oxidoreductase — MNLNGKVAYITGGSKGIGFGVAKKLIEVGMRVAISGRKLKTVSQAAEYLGDANQVLALESDVTQHRDEQKAVRAILDKWGQLDVILANAGVGHFAAIDEMSEEQWHSMIDTNLNGVFHTLKASVEALKKSKGYYMTLASLAGTNFFASGAGYNATKFGVVGFTQAAMLDLRKYDIKVSTIMPGSVATHFNGNEPDEKDAWKIQPEDIGDLVLDLLKMHPRTLPSKVEVRPTRPDKK, encoded by the coding sequence ATGAATTTAAACGGAAAAGTCGCCTACATCACGGGAGGATCAAAAGGCATCGGGTTCGGTGTGGCCAAAAAATTGATCGAAGTTGGAATGCGTGTAGCGATTAGTGGGCGGAAGCTCAAAACGGTATCGCAGGCAGCCGAATATTTGGGCGATGCCAACCAAGTCCTAGCCTTGGAATCGGACGTGACGCAGCATAGAGACGAACAAAAGGCGGTTCGGGCCATCTTAGATAAATGGGGCCAGTTGGATGTGATTCTTGCCAATGCCGGGGTAGGTCATTTTGCTGCTATTGATGAAATGTCGGAGGAGCAGTGGCACAGTATGATCGATACCAATTTGAACGGGGTTTTCCATACGCTAAAGGCTTCCGTCGAGGCGTTAAAGAAATCGAAAGGATATTACATGACCTTGGCCAGTTTGGCAGGTACTAACTTCTTCGCTTCAGGGGCCGGTTACAATGCCACCAAATTCGGAGTGGTCGGTTTTACACAGGCCGCGATGTTGGACTTGCGCAAATACGATATCAAAGTTTCTACCATCATGCCGGGCTCCGTAGCCACACACTTTAATGGCAATGAACCGGACGAAAAAGATGCCTGGAAAATACAACCGGAAGATATTGGCGATTTGGTGCTAGACCTGCTGAAGATGCACCCCAGAACATTACCGAGCAAAGTTGAGGTAAGGCCTACGCGACCCGATAAAAAATAG
- a CDS encoding GIY-YIG nuclease family protein produces the protein MFFVYVIFSDDFNRFYVGMSKHPHVRLNQHNSGKTKSTKPFVPWRIIHLENYELSVMARKREKYLKSAGGRKWRKNNIDLGD, from the coding sequence ATGTTTTTTGTCTACGTGATATTCAGTGATGATTTTAATAGGTTCTATGTTGGTATGTCGAAACATCCGCATGTTAGATTAAATCAACACAATAGCGGGAAGACAAAAAGCACGAAACCTTTTGTGCCTTGGAGAATAATTCATTTGGAGAATTATGAGTTAAGTGTTATGGCAAGAAAAAGAGAGAAATATCTAAAATCTGCCGGCGGTAGAAAATGGAGAAAAAATAATATTGACTTGGGGGATTAG
- a CDS encoding PD-(D/E)XK nuclease family protein has translation MQSFLEEVVGRVRETFPSLENVVFVLPSKRAGTFVRNAIAKSAQRTAFAPEIYSIEGFVEQIAGIAYATNTEQLFELYTSYEELTKGEKDNFYAFSKWGQTLLQDFNEIDRYLIDVRQLFSNLSAIQEIGVWAPDAPRTQMMEDYVAFWATIGTLYDHFNTSLLQKGIGHQGLVYRKAYEQVDCYLNEHSEKIHIFIGFNALNTAEEKIIQRIIAHTNTEIYWDIDQSFLNDPIHDAGLFIRQHLSTWDYFKNNKLNGLSNFYTTPKKIEIIGLPKNVSQAKYVGHLLNELHLSEQNTLTKTAVVLGDETLLNPILNAIPETLSDVNITMGYPLHKTDLATLFIQFMELYINKDPQGWFYQPILGFLANPYVQILFSDEERNTATHLTEKIKKNNWAYLKAGKLFQASNEHAMVDLIFYDENHTPLDFVKRCSVLITRLKEKFDALNDSLSKEYLYRFHQLFTQLQELLEKHGFVNDMKSLLGLFKELLSSETLDFKGEPLEGLQIMGMLESRNLDFETVILTSVNEGILPSGKSNNSFIPFDLKRAFNLPTYIEKDAVYTYHFYRLLQRAKNVYLLYNTEPDILEGGEKSRLIHQLLTDPNKRSQIKEIVAAPKLEPSVKQLEEIEKDEHLMTLVQEHAEKGLSPTSLSNYIRNPIDFYTRNLLGIENVQEVEETVAHNTFGTIVHDSLELLYTSFVGDILSEVKLKAAKTKVKETVKQEFQKTYLDGDISRGKNLIAFNVVVRYIENFLDMEIVACKKHEIKIIALEQKLSTTLDIPEVNYPIRLKGKLDRIDSKDGIVRIIDYKTGKVIAKDVKLTNWDNLTAEYDYSKAFQLLCYALMYSNSSKAGDIQAGIISFKNLKSGLLPFTLKDRTEKTKTDDTFIDKEVLHNFNAELKKLILEICNPQLPFKEKEV, from the coding sequence ATGCAGAGTTTTTTGGAAGAAGTTGTAGGCCGAGTAAGGGAAACGTTTCCCTCTTTAGAAAACGTGGTTTTTGTACTCCCCAGCAAGCGTGCCGGCACTTTTGTTCGCAACGCTATCGCCAAATCCGCCCAACGAACCGCATTCGCTCCCGAAATATATAGTATAGAGGGCTTTGTCGAGCAGATTGCGGGAATAGCCTACGCCACGAATACCGAACAACTTTTTGAACTTTATACCTCCTATGAGGAACTGACCAAAGGCGAAAAGGACAACTTCTATGCCTTCTCTAAATGGGGACAGACACTACTTCAGGATTTTAATGAAATCGATCGGTATCTTATCGATGTGCGACAGCTGTTCTCAAATCTATCCGCCATTCAAGAGATAGGCGTGTGGGCTCCCGACGCACCCCGAACACAGATGATGGAAGATTATGTGGCCTTCTGGGCGACCATAGGAACACTTTACGATCATTTCAATACCAGCCTACTGCAAAAAGGTATCGGACACCAAGGTCTCGTATACCGCAAAGCGTATGAACAGGTAGATTGCTACTTGAATGAACACAGTGAAAAAATCCACATATTCATCGGTTTTAATGCTTTGAACACGGCTGAGGAAAAAATAATACAACGCATTATAGCGCATACGAATACCGAAATTTATTGGGATATAGACCAATCTTTTTTGAACGATCCCATACACGACGCCGGACTCTTTATCCGCCAGCATCTGAGCACTTGGGATTATTTTAAGAACAACAAGCTGAACGGCCTGAGCAATTTTTATACCACGCCTAAAAAAATTGAGATCATCGGGCTGCCTAAAAACGTTTCACAGGCCAAGTATGTGGGCCACCTATTAAATGAACTGCACCTATCGGAACAGAACACCCTAACCAAAACGGCGGTTGTACTCGGCGATGAAACCTTACTCAACCCTATTTTGAACGCCATTCCCGAAACACTTTCGGATGTAAATATAACCATGGGTTATCCGTTGCATAAAACCGATCTTGCCACACTATTTATCCAATTTATGGAGCTTTACATTAATAAAGACCCACAAGGGTGGTTCTACCAACCTATTTTGGGCTTTTTGGCGAATCCGTATGTGCAGATTCTATTTTCCGATGAAGAAAGGAATACCGCGACCCATTTAACCGAAAAAATAAAGAAAAACAATTGGGCCTATCTAAAGGCCGGAAAGTTGTTTCAAGCTTCTAACGAGCATGCGATGGTAGACCTGATTTTCTATGATGAAAACCATACTCCCCTTGATTTTGTTAAAAGGTGTTCGGTGCTCATCACTCGGCTAAAGGAAAAATTCGATGCCCTTAACGATAGCCTGTCCAAAGAATATCTTTATCGCTTTCATCAGCTGTTCACCCAGCTTCAAGAACTATTGGAAAAACACGGTTTTGTCAATGATATGAAGTCATTGCTAGGCCTGTTCAAGGAATTGCTTTCTTCGGAAACCTTGGATTTTAAGGGAGAGCCCCTAGAGGGACTTCAAATTATGGGGATGTTAGAAAGTAGGAACCTCGATTTTGAAACGGTCATCCTTACCTCGGTCAATGAGGGTATTCTACCTTCGGGCAAATCGAACAATTCATTTATCCCGTTCGATTTAAAACGTGCCTTTAATCTCCCTACCTACATAGAGAAAGACGCGGTATATACGTATCACTTTTATCGATTGCTACAACGTGCCAAGAATGTTTACCTTCTTTATAATACCGAACCCGATATACTCGAAGGCGGCGAAAAGAGCCGATTGATCCATCAATTGCTGACCGACCCGAACAAACGCTCCCAAATCAAGGAAATCGTTGCGGCCCCGAAGTTGGAACCATCGGTAAAACAACTGGAAGAAATCGAAAAGGATGAGCACCTGATGACCCTTGTCCAGGAACATGCCGAAAAAGGACTTTCACCAACCTCTTTGAGCAATTACATTAGAAACCCCATCGATTTTTACACCAGAAACCTATTGGGTATCGAAAATGTACAAGAAGTTGAGGAAACCGTCGCACACAATACTTTTGGTACTATTGTACATGATAGTCTAGAGCTATTGTATACCTCTTTCGTCGGGGATATTTTGTCGGAGGTAAAGTTGAAGGCCGCCAAAACGAAGGTGAAAGAGACGGTGAAACAAGAATTTCAAAAAACGTATTTGGATGGGGACATCAGTCGTGGAAAAAACTTGATCGCCTTTAATGTAGTCGTTCGGTATATCGAGAATTTCTTGGACATGGAAATCGTAGCGTGCAAGAAACATGAGATAAAGATCATTGCCCTGGAACAAAAATTGAGTACGACCTTGGACATTCCAGAGGTCAATTATCCGATTCGCTTAAAAGGAAAATTGGATCGAATCGATAGTAAAGACGGTATTGTAAGGATTATCGATTACAAAACAGGGAAGGTAATCGCAAAGGATGTTAAACTAACGAACTGGGACAATCTTACCGCTGAATACGATTACAGCAAAGCATTTCAACTGTTATGCTATGCCCTTATGTACTCCAATAGTTCGAAGGCCGGCGATATACAAGCGGGAATCATCTCGTTTAAAAATTTAAAATCCGGGCTGTTGCCATTTACCCTAAAAGATCGCACCGAAAAAACGAAGACAGACGATACCTTTATCGACAAAGAAGTGCTTCACAATTTCAATGCCGAGCTCAAAAAGCTGATACTGGAAATTTGCAATCCCCAATTGCCTTTCAAAGAAAAGGAAGTGTAA
- a CDS encoding OmpA family protein, protein MKHLSKLVIAALLLVGVTSMQAQDENNPWQVSFGVNAIDTYPTGDDGGFANQLYNATDHWNILPSVSYIGVSRSVGPGFSVGARGSLNKIEKLGDTSVDDLSHYAIDGTIKYNFLQNKTLDPFLEVGGGYTWVDEIGAGTVNGAFGLNIWFTENIGLTLQSGYKHAFEDYGVKHWQHLAGLAVKFGGTDTDGDGIYDKDDACPEVAGLEAFNGCPDADGDGIEDSKDSCPNEAGSKEMNGCPDQDGDGVADKDDACPTEAGLANLAGCPDGDGDGVADKDDECPAEAGPAENKGCPWPDKDGDSVLDKDDECPDVAGTVANNGCPEVTEEVQKELNEYAKTILFDTGKSSLNPASTKVFVDIIRILNEYPNAKFSVEGHTDSVGSEKLNQKLSEERANSVRDFLIEEGIDPDKLTAVGYGEERPIADNKTRAGRKENRRTEINLMK, encoded by the coding sequence ATGAAACATCTTAGCAAATTAGTAATTGCTGCCCTACTATTAGTAGGTGTTACAAGCATGCAAGCTCAAGACGAGAATAACCCTTGGCAGGTTTCTTTCGGTGTGAATGCCATTGACACTTATCCTACGGGAGACGATGGTGGTTTCGCCAATCAGTTGTACAATGCAACCGATCACTGGAATATCCTTCCCTCTGTTTCTTACATCGGGGTATCTAGGTCTGTAGGACCAGGTTTCTCTGTTGGTGCTAGAGGTTCTTTAAATAAAATAGAAAAGCTTGGTGATACAAGTGTTGATGATCTTTCACATTACGCTATCGATGGTACCATCAAGTACAACTTCCTACAAAACAAAACCCTAGATCCATTCTTGGAAGTCGGTGGTGGTTATACTTGGGTAGACGAAATCGGAGCTGGTACCGTGAACGGTGCGTTCGGTTTGAATATCTGGTTTACCGAAAATATCGGTTTAACCCTTCAATCAGGTTACAAGCATGCGTTCGAAGATTACGGTGTAAAGCACTGGCAACATTTAGCTGGTTTGGCCGTGAAGTTCGGTGGTACTGATACTGACGGTGATGGTATCTATGACAAAGACGATGCATGTCCTGAGGTTGCAGGTCTTGAAGCTTTCAACGGTTGTCCTGATGCTGATGGCGACGGAATCGAAGATAGCAAAGACAGCTGTCCTAATGAAGCTGGTTCTAAAGAGATGAACGGTTGTCCAGATCAAGATGGTGACGGTGTTGCCGATAAAGATGATGCTTGTCCTACCGAAGCTGGTTTGGCTAACTTAGCTGGTTGTCCTGATGGCGACGGCGACGGTGTTGCTGATAAGGATGATGAGTGTCCTGCTGAAGCAGGTCCTGCTGAAAACAAAGGATGCCCATGGCCAGATAAAGATGGTGACAGCGTTCTTGACAAAGACGACGAGTGCCCGGATGTCGCTGGTACTGTTGCGAACAATGGTTGTCCTGAAGTAACTGAAGAAGTACAAAAAGAATTGAACGAGTATGCAAAAACTATCTTGTTCGATACCGGTAAATCTTCATTGAATCCTGCATCTACAAAAGTATTCGTTGATATCATTAGAATATTGAACGAGTATCCTAACGCTAAGTTCTCTGTTGAAGGACATACCGATAGTGTAGGTAGCGAAAAATTGAACCAGAAACTTTCTGAAGAAAGAGCTAACTCTGTTAGGGATTTCTTGATCGAAGAAGGTATCGATCCTGACAAATTGACCGCTGTAGGTTACGGTGAGGAGCGACCTATCGCTGATAACAAGACAAGAGCTGGTAGAAAAGAAAACAGAAGAACGGAAATCAACTTGATGAAGTAA